In Elephas maximus indicus isolate mEleMax1 chromosome 5, mEleMax1 primary haplotype, whole genome shotgun sequence, the sequence gaaggcagctaacaacaacaacaggctaagAAGAAAGCAATCTGTTCTCTCACGGCCTGAGCTGATGTTGACAACAGTGGGATGATTTGGGGGGAGAAACTCTGAGAAGGATCGTTTCCTGGGGTAAATCTCCCCTCCGAGGAGGCTGGGCTTAGCCCTCACCCTGTTACTCCCACCTCAGTGCCCCCATTTAAATCAAGGGTCTGCAGACTATGCTCTACCACCCACTTCCATAAGGCCCATGAGCTAAGAACGGTTTTCATGTTtctaaatggttgaaaaaaaaaaatccaaagaataatattttatggcacatgaaaattatataaaatccAAGTATCAATGCCcctaaataaagctttattggaacacagccacacccatttgtttacatGTTGTCTAGGGCTGCTTTCAGGGCCCCTGGGTGGCAAGAACAgtgaatgcactcagctgctaactaaaaggttgacggttcaagtctatccaggggtgcctcggaagaaaggcctggcaaactacttctgaaaaaccagctgtcAAAAACCTTATGGAAAGATACAACGATTGGTCTCTACCCATTCGGATccgaagagaaagaaggaaaccaaaaattcaaagaagaaactggtcTGCAGGACCAATAGtctacacgaaccacagccttagctaccctgagaccagaagaactagatggtgcccggctactactacCTACCGTTCTGATCAGGGCACGATGGGTGGATcctgataaaatgggagaaaaatgtggaacaaaaccttaaattctttttttttttttaataatttttattgtgctttaagtgaaagtctacaaaccaagtcagtctctcacacaaaaacccatatacaccttgctacacactcccaattattctccccctaatgagacagcctgctctctccctctactctctcttttcatgtccatttcgccagcttctaaccccctccaccccctcatctcccctccaggcaggagatgccaacatagtctcaagtgtccgcctgatccaggaagctcactcctcaccagcatccctctccaacccattgtccagtccactccatgtctgaagagttggcttcgggaatggttcctgtcctgggccaacagaaggtctaggggctgTGACCACtgtggtccttctagcctcagtcagacgattaagtctggtcttatgagaatttggggtctgcatcccactgctctcctgctccctcaggggttctctgttgtgttccctgtcagagcagtcatcgaaAATCTTAAAatcttagaaggaaaaaaaaaaccaaaaacacagacttactggactgattgaGGCTAGAGGACACCAGGAGACTATTGCCCCGAGATACGttttaaactttgaaccaaaactagTCCCtatagtcaccttttagctaaataacacatTGCCTCAGAGAATAAATAGCATACCTAAGTActgttctcttttaaaaattcatctgTATGaagccaaatggtcaacaattactttaaaataaagatgataacataagggggcagggaaactaggttaatagaaagggagcaaccaGGGCATAtagtaaagaatgtaaccaatgtctctgaacaacttgtgtagaaattgttgaatgggaacctaaagtcCTGTGTAAACCttgactgaaaacacaataaaatatttaaaaaaaaagggaaagaaaagcctgtggaacacagttctactctgacacacacagggtcaccctgagtcagaattgagtctaccgtgactttttatttttatggctgcTCTGTATCACACTGACAGTTGAGTAACTGTGACAGAGATTGTGTAGcagagtgggaaaccctggtcgtCTGGCCTTTGGGGGAACAGTTTGCTGGCCGCTGGCTTGAGCCATGCTCTCTGGTAGAGCCCTCTGCGCTCCAGGCCCCAGACACCCCCTGCTGCGTGCGGCCTCTACtggtatctgtaaaatgggcgtaAACATGGGGCCTTCTGTGGTCTCATGGTTGCCCATGTTCCCTGCAGAGGCCCTGGAGCCTGAGCCTGGCCAGAAAGAGCAGCTGGTCTTTGGCAGTGGGGACACCATGGAGCTGACCTGCCACCCACCCATGGGCAGTACCCCAGGACCCACCATCTGGGTGAAGGACGGCTTGGGGCTAGTGCCCTCAGACCGCATCCTGGTGGGGCTGCAGAGGCTACAGGTGCTCAACGCCTCCCACGAGGACGCTGGCGCCTACAGCTGCCGCCAGCGGCTCACCCAGCGCATCCTGTGCCGCTTCAGCGTGCGGGTGACAGGTAAGCACCAACCAGGTGGAGGAGGCTTGGCTGGCTGAGCTCCCCCACGTGGCTGGGGTGGCTGCAGGAGAGGCCAGTGGGCAGGGGTCTCCAAGTGGTGGCTGCGATGTGCCCGTCGAGTGTCTTAATGGTTGGAGGTGCTGAAGCTGAGAGGAGGGTCTGCCCCCAGGAGGGGCTGTCTGAATATGGGGCCTCCAGCCCCACCTCTGAGGACCTCCTGGGCAGGCCAGAGACTGAGATGCTGGGAGGAAAAAGACACTCAACGTCAAAGCTGAGAAGTGGTGGGCATGGGGTCCAGGTGCCGGGCGGCTGCCCATCACGGGCCCACCACCCATACACCCCCACTCTCCTGCTTGGCAGATGCTCCGTCCTCGGGAGATGACGAAGACAGTGAGGACGAGGCTGAGGATACAGGTGAGACCAGGTCCCAGACACACACAGGGCTGGGAGGTGGCTGACTCTGAGCAAGGCTCGGGGACCACCTGCTCTCCTGCCaaaccccaccctccccaggtatAGGCCGTCTGGGGAAGCCCTGGGCCCTGGGTGGCAGGCCAGAAGTAGGAAGGTGACCCATACTGCaggtggggagactgaggcccagggtAAAAAGGTCAGTGGGGCTGGGACAGTGAGGCCCGTGGGTGCTGTGAAGATCTTGACATGGACTCTGGGTGAGCTGGGGCCATTTTAAGTGTGAGTAGAACACGGCAACTGTGGGGTGAGtgatagcaggggtgggggagcaGAGGCAACTGCGACAGTTCAGACCGGAGCCGATGGCGGCTGTGGGGTCAGGGATGCCTGGTAGGGCGTGTTGTGAAGGCAGGGGGGGACAGTGCCCCCGGTGTTGGAAGCAGTGGAGGGGACAGGCAGGGAGCTGGGGCATCTGGtctggaggagctggtggatgtCCATGTGCAGATAAGGGTTGGTGTGGGGTAGACGTCTGCCTGGAGGGGACCCCATCATAACACGGGGGTTGACTCAGCCCTCTGTCTGTGCCTGGCCCAGGTGCTTCCCCTCTGGGACACGGTGGGCATAGAAAATCGACCAGGGAGATGGAGAAGGGCAGGAGACTGGGACAACGAGCCCAGGGAGAAAAGCACTGCTCTGGGGACTCGGGGTCCCTGGGGGTGGGGCCACCAAGCAGGAGCCACCAGGGAAAGGGCTCCCTCCAGGACCAAGGTCGGAAAAGGCTCTGCATCCCCAGGGAGCTGCTGGGCTTTTCCttgtttcccttttctctttgGCTGCCAGGAAGTTCCGAGCCAGATTTCTGGCTCAGCAGCCACAGCCGTCCCCTCCCCTGTCCACATGCTCCTTCATGCCTTCCCGAGAGTCTGTGCCCAACCCCAAGTTCCTGTTCTGGCCGTTTGAGGCGGGTGTTTGGCGTTTCCGTCCTGTGTGAGCTCAGGGGCTCTGAGGGTCAGTGGCAGGGCCACCTTCCAGAAGTCTCCATCTGACAGTGGGCAGCTTTGAGTCAGCACAGTCTCCAGGTCCCTCGGAAACAGTCCCTGGCATGGCTGCTAGTCCTGGGGAGCCCCCCAGGCTCTCATTTGGTCATGCTGGGGGTCTCTGCCTGCCCCAGCCTTGGAAACACGGGTGGGGGGCACAAAGCTCTAGGAAGTACCCTTCCTTATGGCATCCACAGTGCACCCAGCCCCTGAGCTCAGTGTTCTCCATTTGATGGATGGGTCCTGGCTGTGTGGTCACGGTGGGGAGGGTCCTCCTTCCTGCCAAAGGCCTAGCCCTCTCCTTGCTGCACCCCTGCGCCCTCCCTCCCCACGAGTCCCAGCATGAAGGAAGCTTCCACCCAgctcagaggaaggagaaaaaccagTTGGGCTATGAGGGTGGGGGTGGTGCAGTGGCCCTGAGCACTGAGAACGGAGGGGACAGGCAGGGCCATCATCACCGTGCACACGCCATGGTGCCCCGGTGCACCAAAGCGGGGGCTGAGGGTCTCTGCAGAAATCTAATGGGCTGTTGCCATCGCGACTTCTCCCGTAGGTGGCTGGATCTCACTCAGcctcttggtgatctgctcccagggCCTGCCCTGGCTCGTCCACCCGGCTGGGTGGCATGACCTGGGCCAGCCTGCTCCCTCTCTGGGTCTGACCTTTGTCAGCTGAGTCCAGAGGACACATATAGTGTGTGAGTGGCCAAGCCGAGGTGACGCCGGCTTCCCTCTGTGGGCCTGCCTGGGGGCACCCTGTGCCCCAAAGTCACCCAGGCCAGGGTGGGGTGCCCTGGACCCCTCCCCTGGAGGAGACTGGAGGGGAGGGAACACCAGGCTGGAGGAGCCGGCTCCAGGGACGCCCTGAGGGATTTGGCACGTGGCGCCAGGTCTGCTAGGAGCCTTGTCTAGCCCCGAAAGAGGTCCTCGAAACCTcgtcaacaattgtgagggtggcgcaggaccgggcagtgtctcgttctgttgtacatagggtctctgtgggtcgggaccgactcaacggcacctagcgaGAACAATTCCCTACGCtggaagggaaactgaggccgggGGGTGGGCACTTTTTGAGGGGGGCGAGGTTATGACCTTCATGCCCCTCTCTGCCTGTAGGAGCCCCTTATTGGACACGGCCTGAGCGCATGGACAAAAAGCTCTTGGCCGTGCCAGCGGCCAACACCGTCCGCTTCCGCTGCCCGGCCGCTGGCAACCCCACACCCTCCATATCGTGGCTCAAGAATGGCAAGGAATTCCGTGGCGAGCACCGCATTGGGGGCATCAAGGTGAGCTGGGTGGTGGGCAGGCGCTCACCCAGGCTCTGTGCTGGCCCCATGGGCCATGCCATCGCCCGCTCACCCCACGTGTCACCTTCAGCTGCGGCACCAGCAGTGGAGTCTGGTCATGGAGAGTGTGGTGCCCTCCGACCGCGGCAACTATACGTGTGTGGTGGAGAACAAGTTCGGCAGCATCCGGCAGACGTACACGTTGGATGTGCTCGGTGAGACTCGGGCTCGGCTCGCGGGTGAACGGGTCACCTGGTGGGGAGGTGGGCATGGCCCAGCAGCCCCTGAGCCCCGTCTGCGCCCACAGAGCGGTCCCCGCACCGGCCCATCCTGCAGGCAGGGCTGCCAGCCAACCAGACGGCAGTGCTGGGCAGCGACGTGGAGTTCCACTGCAAGGTATACAGCGACGCCCAGCCCCACATCCAGTGGCTCAAACACGTGGAGGTGAACGGCAGCAAGGTGGGCCCCGACGGCACACCCTACGTCACTGTGCTCAAGGTGGGGACCTGCTGGGGCAAGGGGATGAAGCACGGGGGAGCAGTACTAGGAGTCTGGGCCTGGGGAGCAAGAAGGCTGCTGTTGCGGGAGGCTGGGGTTTAAGTCCTAGCGTGCTCAAGGCTCAGTTTCTTTGTCTGCCACCGAGAGTTGGCCTCAGCCAGTTGAAGGCCCACAACCTGAAGGCGGGCTGAGTCGTCCTCCCAGGCCTCTGGGCTAGACTGGGCTCAGGGTCTCGGAGGCCTGGGGACCAAAATGCCACCCAGGCTGGAGGGTGGCTAGAGAATGCCTGAAGGGCCTTCCCAGCTCCCTCTGCAGCAGCACCCTGGTAGAGGGGACACTAAGCTAAAGGGACTGGGTGGCTGCTCCCGAGGCTGGCCCTGATGGAGCATGCACAGCATATGAGCGTGGCGTGGACCTCCCACCTGCCCGCCTCCCTCGGGCCAGGACGGCGTCAGCTCTGTTCCCACGGCCGCACGGGGTGGGGGCCGCCGAGTGGGGATGGTTGCGACACTCAAAGCTCAAAGAGAAACATCTGTTGGAGACAAGACGGGCAGTGGGGGTGGGAGCAGTCGCTTGGGGCCGAGAGGGAGAGGCCAGCAGCACAGGAGGGGGGTTCCGTCGGCGCTGGtcctcatgcacacacacgtgaACACACATGCTTTTGGCCCGGATGGCACTGGATGGCATTGCGGCGAGCCTAGTTAAGACCCCAGGAGTGGGCACGGGTGGGGTGGGCACAGCCAGGGTGGGCTCGGAGCAGCCCTTCCCCACCATGCTCAGCCTTGGGGGGCCCCTGCCCAGGGCCTGGCTCTGAGTTATGGGGtgcagatgcagaaaaagcatctcCTATGAAACCAAAACCTGCCTGTACGCCTCCTCCAGGCAGCCTTCTGGGCCCCACACCCTTTCCTCAGGGGTCTCCTGCCTCATGGCTGGGGCCGCCCTTGTGTGGCATGCTGGGCGAGGATAGCTGGGGCTGGAGCCAGGCTCGCGTCCCCACGACACTCACACCCGGCTATGGCTGCCGCAGCCCGGCCTGGGTTCGCGCGGGCAGCCGCGGAGGCGCGCCTGAGCCGGGTCTCTTGTCCCCGCAGTCCTGGATCAGTGAGAGTGCGGAGGCTGACGCGCGCCTCCGCCTGGCCAATGTGTCCGAGCGGGACGGGGGCGAGTACCTCTGTCGAGCCACCAATTTCATAGGCGTGGCCGAGAAGGCCTTTTGGCTGCGTGTTCACGGGCCCCCAGCAGGTAACGACTCTGTCCCACGCCTGCCTGGCACGCCGAGCTCCGGCTCCAATGCCCTGGCCACGCGCCTGCCCGCACGCTCGCCCACCCGCATGCTCGCTCTGGTCTCGCTCGCTTCCCGCCCCGTGCTGCTCGCTGCTCCTGACGTGGCCGCCTCCTGAGCGCTGGCTCCTCGCGCCTCCAGTGTGCCCAAGCCCCCTTCGAGCCGCCGTGGCCTGCACCGATCCTCCCCACGCCCACACACTCCCAGGAAGCTCCTGGCGCCAGCAGGGGCCGCGCCCCACGCTATTTGAGCGTTTGCTGTTCCAGCCTTTTCTGTCTTCAGCCACGAGCTCTGCTGCCTGTTCACGTCTTGTCTGTCTGTCCTTCTGTTCTCCCCcgctccccccaccccgcctGCACCCTCTACCCAGTCGCTACGCTAACTCCTAACTCTGCATGTTGCACCTGCGCGGCGCGCTCCTAGCCGCACGCCTGCCGCTCCCTTGGGACAGAGGACTCTCGCCGGTGGAGGGCCTTGGCTTCCGGCTCCTGCGGCGCCAGAGGAGGCGGCGGCCGCGGAGGCCGTGGCGGCGGTGGTGGCGGCGGCGTTTTCCTTGCAGCCTGGCTGGATCGTCGCCGCGTGGACTCGGCTGCGGAGCCCCCGGGGGTGCTGGCACTCGCCTATCGCGCTCTGTTCTCTCTTCGTAGACGGCAGGCGTTAACACCACCGACAAGGAGCTAGAGGTTCTGGCCTTGCGCAATGTCACGTTTGAGGATGCGGGGGAGTACACGTGTCTGGCTGGCAATTCTATCGGGTTTTCCCATCACTCTGCGTGGCTGGTGGTGCTGCCAGGTACTGGCTCCTTCGATGCTGCTTGCTCTGCTCTTGTCCTCTTGGGTGTGGGACGCTGCCTGGGACATGCCACAGCCGCCGGGCACAGGTGGGAGTCCCCAGCGGCTCTCGGCTGCCCCTCCTTACAGAACCCTCGAGCCTGGCCCTGTACCTGGTGTGGGAGCAAAGCCTGCCTTGGCTGTGTCTTGGCTCCAGGGGTGCCTTCCTCCAAGTCCCCTACTGTCCCAGCGGGCCTCCAGCAGCTCTGCTCCGGCGGTTTTGGCATCTCTTGGGTACCGGGGTGGCAGTGTGGGTGCTACTGGCTCGCTGGGCTCATTCTCTGGGTCTGCCTCCTCCCTGCTTACAGGCATTTCTGACTGTAGTACCGTCACTGAGTGGAGGCATCGAGGCCTCGGTCCCCTGCCccccaggagccctggtcccCATGAGGGGGCCGAGCCCCCCCATTGGTGCCTGGGGCTGCAGCGGCAGTGAGGGCAGTGGGCGGCGGGCTGGCCCCAACGCCCATGTCTTTGCAGCTGAGGAGGAGCTGGCGGAGGCGGACGAGGCCAGTAGCGTGTACGCAGGCGTTCTCAGCTACGGGGCAGGCTTCTTCTTCTTCATCATGGTGGTGGTGGCCGTGACCCTGTGCCGGCTGCACAGCCCGACCAAGAAGGGCCTGGGCTCTCCCGCCGTGCACAAGGTCTCCCGCTTCCCGCTCAAGCGACAGGTAACAGAAAGTAGATACCAGGTTCTGAGCCAGCCCAGGGCCCGCCACCCCCTGCACCCGCCCCTCAGCCCCCACAGCTGAGACATTCTGCCTGGCCTTCCGTGTTCAGCACGTGGGGCCCCGTTGCTTTGTGGcacaaaacattttattttgaattttcacTTCACACCATACGGAGGTCTGAACACTCCCTTTCCCAACCCAGTGCCCCACCCCCTGCCCACCCTGCCCCAACTGTGCACCCCACGGCACCAACCTGGCCCTGCCGACCCAAGCAGGTGTCCCTGGAGTCCAACTCGTCCATGAATTCCAACACGCCACTGGTGCGCATGGCCAGGCTGTCCTCGGGGGAGGGCCCCACGCTGGCCAACGTCTCTGAGCTCGAGCTGCCTGCCGACCCCAAGTGGGAGCTGTCCCGTGCCCGGTCAGTGAGGGGGTGCACACAGGGCTTTGAGGGGCACCTGGGCAGGTGGTAATGAGAACAGTGTGAGGTTGCAGGGCCTGGCCTGGGGGAAGGGTGAGCACATACAGGGTGGGGTCTTGTGGTCAGGGAGCGGGGAGTCGGGTAGGATTCAGGGGACATGGAGAATGTAGATATGGGGCTGGGACCTCATGGAGAAAGCCAGGCCAGCGGGAGGTGCCCCTGAGATAGGAGCCATGTCTGGAGGCCAAAGGGCAGGAGGTCCAAGGGGCAATGTTCCTCATCTCACAAGCAGAGCTGAGcatggagggcttcctggaggtggtGGCACTGGGCCCGGAAGGTGGGGCTAGGGAGGAGCAGAGGCAGGAGCACAGGTGTGGAGGGGCGCTGAGTGGTGAGAGGGCTCATCCCCGCCTCCTGTGTCTTCTGCCAGGCTGACCCTGGGCAAGCCCCTGGGGGAGGGCTGCTTCGGCCAGGTGGTCATGGCAGAGGCCATCGGCATCGACAAAGAGCGGGCTGCCAAGCCTGTCACTGTGGCTGTGAAGATGCTGAAAGGTGAGCGAGGGAGGCCAGCGGGGGCGCCTGGGCCCAAGCTGGGGCGGGGGAGGCAGGCCCTGACGCCCCACCTTCCGTGAGTAGACGATGCCACGGACAAGGACCTCTCGGACCTGGTGTCAGAGATGGAGATGATGAAGATGATTGGCAAGCACAAGAACATCATCAACCTGCTGGGGGCCTGCACGCAGGGCGGTGAGTGCAGGGGGCGATGGGCGCCAGGGGCGGTGGGCGGGCCGGGGCAGGTGGGTGGGCTGGGGGCCGGGGGGCGGATGTCTCCTCCTTCCGAGCGCTGGCTTTTCAGGGAAGCAAGTCCCTGGCTCCCTGCACCCGGCAGCCGGGGGCCTCCTCTTTCTGGGCCCCGGTCTCCTCTGACACACTGTACTTGCAGGGCCCCTGTACGTGCTGGTGGAGTACGCGGCCAAGGGCAACCTGCGGGAGTACCTTCGGGCGCGGAGGCCCCCGGGCATGGACTACTCCTTTGACACCTGCAAGTTGCCTGAGGAGCAGCTCACCTTCAAGGACCTCGTGTCCTGTGCCTACCAGGTGGCACGGGGCATGGAGTATCTGGCCTCCCAGAAGGTGAGTGGGGGGCGGGAGTGGGGTTGACCCCAAGGTGGTGGCTGGCTGTGAGCCAGAGCAAACTGCCCCGGGAAGAGGCTGAGCAGGGGCGATGGGGGCCTGTGGGGCATGGGCCATGGTGGGGGCAGATCACAGAGCAGGCTGCTGCAGGGAGGGGCTGGCGTCGGGCTGATGGAATGTGGTCTCAgtccctgctccccacccccagtgCATCCACAGGGATCTGGCCGCCCGCAATGTGCTGGTGACAGAGGACAACGTGATGAAGATAGCTGACTTTGGCCTGGCCCGGGATGTGCACAACCTGGACTACTACAAGAAGACCACCAACGTGAGCCCAACCCGGGGTTGGAGAGTGGGGCTGGGCAGGTGGGGGGGGAGCCGGGCAGGTGGGGGGACCAGGCAGGTGGGGCCCCGGTCAGGAGGCCACCTGGCAGCCTAACacaccttcccctccccccagggCCGGCTGCCCGTGAAGTGGATGGCACCCGAGGCTCTGTTTGACCGAGTCTACACCCACCAGAGTGACGTGTATGTGTTGCCTCCAGTCCCCAGGCCCCGAGGGGTGGGGGAGCTGTATGGGGCATGCTGCTCCAGGGCAGGGGGGTTAGGGGCCGGGGAAGGACCCCCATACCCCTGCCAGCCCCTGTCAGGCCTCAGTCTCGTCCTGACGGGGTGGCTCCGGGGGTGGGTTCGCTGACAGCATCGCGGCCCCCTCCCGCAGCTGGTCCTTTGGTGTCCTGCTCTGGGAAATTTTCACGCTGGGGGGCTCACCATACCCCGGCATTCCCGTGGAGGAGCTCTTCAAGCTGCTCAAGGAAGGCCACCGCATGGACAAGCCAGCCAACTGCACACACGACCTGTGAGCCCCGCGCACCACCCACCCTAATGGCCTGTCCGGGAGGGTGGGCTGCCATCCCAGCCTTGGTGCTGGGCAGACCAAGGCAGGGTGAGGGTGCAGGTGGCTGAAGGACGTTCCTGAGCAAGCGTGGGGGGTGCAGGCCTGCCGGCTGGGCGTGGGGTGGCTGAGCGCCCGTCTCTGCAGGTACATGATCATGCGAGAGTGCTGGCATGCTGTGCCCTCCCAGCGGCCCACCTTCAAGCAGCTGGTGGAGGACCTGGACCGTGTGCTCACTGTGACGTCCACTGACGTGAGTGTCAGGCCCCGGGGCCCACACGGGGAGCCGGGCCTCCTGGGGCACAGCCTGAGCCAGGGGCAGTGATGGGAAGGAGGGCGCGGGGCCACAGTGCTGACAGCCCCCTGCCCACAGGAGTACCTGGACCTGTCAGTGCCATTTGAGCAGTACTCGCCTGGTGGCCAGGACACACCCAGCTCCGGCTCCTCGGGCGATGACTCTGTGTTTGCCCACGACCTTCTGCTGCCTGCCCCCCCCAGCAGCGGGGCTCTGCGGACGTGAAGGGCGACCTGACTGAGCCCCCGCCAATGTGAGACCGGCTCCCCACCCAGCCACTGCCTGTGCAGTTGATCACTGAGGCCCACTGCCCTGGGCCTGGGCCCTagtacagatggatggatggatagacagaaactgtgtgtgtgtgtttttgtgtgcgtgtgtgtgtgtgtgtgagagagagagagagagtcttgcGGCCCCCAGGTTGCCCTGAGCTGCTGTAC encodes:
- the FGFR3 gene encoding fibroblast growth factor receptor 3 isoform X1, producing the protein MGAPACALALCVAVAVVAGAASGPPGTELRVVRRAAEALEPEPGQKEQLVFGSGDTMELTCHPPMGSTPGPTIWVKDGLGLVPSDRILVGLQRLQVLNASHEDAGAYSCRQRLTQRILCRFSVRVTDAPSSGDDEDSEDEAEDTGAPYWTRPERMDKKLLAVPAANTVRFRCPAAGNPTPSISWLKNGKEFRGEHRIGGIKLRHQQWSLVMESVVPSDRGNYTCVVENKFGSIRQTYTLDVLERSPHRPILQAGLPANQTAVLGSDVEFHCKVYSDAQPHIQWLKHVEVNGSKVGPDGTPYVTVLKSWISESAEADARLRLANVSERDGGEYLCRATNFIGVAEKAFWLRVHGPPAAEEELAEADEASSVYAGVLSYGAGFFFFIMVVVAVTLCRLHSPTKKGLGSPAVHKVSRFPLKRQQVSLESNSSMNSNTPLVRMARLSSGEGPTLANVSELELPADPKWELSRARLTLGKPLGEGCFGQVVMAEAIGIDKERAAKPVTVAVKMLKDDATDKDLSDLVSEMEMMKMIGKHKNIINLLGACTQGGPLYVLVEYAAKGNLREYLRARRPPGMDYSFDTCKLPEEQLTFKDLVSCAYQVARGMEYLASQKCIHRDLAARNVLVTEDNVMKIADFGLARDVHNLDYYKKTTNGRLPVKWMAPEALFDRVYTHQSDVWSFGVLLWEIFTLGGSPYPGIPVEELFKLLKEGHRMDKPANCTHDLYMIMRECWHAVPSQRPTFKQLVEDLDRVLTVTSTDEYLDLSVPFEQYSPGGQDTPSSGSSGDDSVFAHDLLLPAPPSSGALRT
- the FGFR3 gene encoding fibroblast growth factor receptor 3 isoform X3; the protein is MGAPACALALCVAVAVVAGAASGPPGTELRVVRRAAEALEPEPGQKEQLVFGSGDTMELTCHPPMGSTPGPTIWVKDGLGLVPSDRILVGLQRLQVLNASHEDAGAYSCRQRLTQRILCRFSVRVTDAPSSGDDEDSEDEAEDTGAPYWTRPERMDKKLLAVPAANTVRFRCPAAGNPTPSISWLKNGKEFRGEHRIGGIKLRHQQWSLVMESVVPSDRGNYTCVVENKFGSIRQTYTLDVLERSPHRPILQAGLPANQTAVLGSDVEFHCKVYSDAQPHIQWLKHVEVNGSKVGPDGTPYVTVLKTAGVNTTDKELEVLALRNVTFEDAGEYTCLAGNSIGFSHHSAWLVVLPAEEELAEADEASSVYAGVLSYGAGFFFFIMVVVAVTLCRLHSPTKKGLGSPAVHKVSRFPLKRQQVSLESNSSMNSNTPLVRMARLSSGEGPTLANVSELELPADPKWELSRARLTLGKPLGEGCFGQVVMAEAIGIDKERAAKPVTVAVKMLKDDATDKDLSDLVSEMEMMKMIGKHKNIINLLGACTQGGPLYVLVEYAAKGNLREYLRARRPPGMDYSFDTCKLPEEQLTFKDLVSCAYQVARGMEYLASQKCIHRDLAARNVLVTEDNVMKIADFGLARDVHNLDYYKKTTNGRLPVKWMAPEALFDRVYTHQSDVWSFGVLLWEIFTLGGSPYPGIPVEELFKLLKEGHRMDKPANCTHDLYMIMRECWHAVPSQRPTFKQLVEDLDRVLTVTSTDEYLDLSVPFEQYSPGGQDTPSSGSSGDDSVFAHDLLLPAPPSSGALRT
- the FGFR3 gene encoding fibroblast growth factor receptor 3 isoform X2, which encodes MGAPACALALCVAVAVVAGAASGPPGTELRVVRRAAEALEPEPGQKEQLVFGSGDTMELTCHPPMGSTPGPTIWVKDGLGLVPSDRILVGLQRLQVLNASHEDAGAYSCRQRLTQRILCRFSVRVTDAPSSGDDEDSEDEAEDTGAPYWTRPERMDKKLLAVPAANTVRFRCPAAGNPTPSISWLKNGKEFRGEHRIGGIKLRHQQWSLVMESVVPSDRGNYTCVVENKFGSIRQTYTLDVLERSPHRPILQAGLPANQTAVLGSDVEFHCKVYSDAQPHIQWLKHVEVNGSKVGPDGTPYVTVLKSWISESAEADARLRLANVSERDGGEYLCRATNFIGVAEKAFWLRVHGPPAAEEELAEADEASSVYAGVLSYGAGFFFFIMVVVAVTLCRLHSPTKKGLGSPAVHKVSRFPLKRQVSLESNSSMNSNTPLVRMARLSSGEGPTLANVSELELPADPKWELSRARLTLGKPLGEGCFGQVVMAEAIGIDKERAAKPVTVAVKMLKDDATDKDLSDLVSEMEMMKMIGKHKNIINLLGACTQGGPLYVLVEYAAKGNLREYLRARRPPGMDYSFDTCKLPEEQLTFKDLVSCAYQVARGMEYLASQKCIHRDLAARNVLVTEDNVMKIADFGLARDVHNLDYYKKTTNGRLPVKWMAPEALFDRVYTHQSDVWSFGVLLWEIFTLGGSPYPGIPVEELFKLLKEGHRMDKPANCTHDLYMIMRECWHAVPSQRPTFKQLVEDLDRVLTVTSTDEYLDLSVPFEQYSPGGQDTPSSGSSGDDSVFAHDLLLPAPPSSGALRT
- the FGFR3 gene encoding fibroblast growth factor receptor 3 isoform X4 translates to MGAPACALALCVAVAVVAGAASGPPGTELRVVRRAAEALEPEPGQKEQLVFGSGDTMELTCHPPMGSTPGPTIWVKDGLGLVPSDRILVGLQRLQVLNASHEDAGAYSCRQRLTQRILCRFSVRVTDAPSSGDDEDSEDEAEDTGAPYWTRPERMDKKLLAVPAANTVRFRCPAAGNPTPSISWLKNGKEFRGEHRIGGIKLRHQQWSLVMESVVPSDRGNYTCVVENKFGSIRQTYTLDVLERSPHRPILQAGLPANQTAVLGSDVEFHCKVYSDAQPHIQWLKHVEVNGSKVGPDGTPYVTVLKTAGVNTTDKELEVLALRNVTFEDAGEYTCLAGNSIGFSHHSAWLVVLPAEEELAEADEASSVYAGVLSYGAGFFFFIMVVVAVTLCRLHSPTKKGLGSPAVHKVSRFPLKRQVSLESNSSMNSNTPLVRMARLSSGEGPTLANVSELELPADPKWELSRARLTLGKPLGEGCFGQVVMAEAIGIDKERAAKPVTVAVKMLKDDATDKDLSDLVSEMEMMKMIGKHKNIINLLGACTQGGPLYVLVEYAAKGNLREYLRARRPPGMDYSFDTCKLPEEQLTFKDLVSCAYQVARGMEYLASQKCIHRDLAARNVLVTEDNVMKIADFGLARDVHNLDYYKKTTNGRLPVKWMAPEALFDRVYTHQSDVWSFGVLLWEIFTLGGSPYPGIPVEELFKLLKEGHRMDKPANCTHDLYMIMRECWHAVPSQRPTFKQLVEDLDRVLTVTSTDEYLDLSVPFEQYSPGGQDTPSSGSSGDDSVFAHDLLLPAPPSSGALRT